The nucleotide sequence agattccacttttgtgtgacaacaagagtgccattaagttggcaaacaaccccgtaaaccactctcgaacaaagcacattgacatccggcatcattttttgagagaccacgaagccaaaggagatatcgccattcatcatgtgagcaccgaaaaacaattagccgatatcttcacaaagcccctagatgagtcaagattttgtgctttgaggagtgaactaaatatcattgattctcgtaacgtggcttgatcccttgcacacacattttgtttgatcaagttaggagaaaagaattgtaAAAACTTTGTGTGCCACTTTCAAAAACTATtttgtaattttcatgagtgactattgttttgtattggatgaatgaaatctagtcacctgtgaaaatatatgtgtccatcatatttttgccccacatggcagagcgagtgcaggttaaggtgtttttctgtttccctgcgtcggaagtcccgacattcatcggaagtcccgacggtcgggagtcccggctcaCGCCGGAAGTCCCGACCACTGGAAGTCCTGACGTACGCCGAgagttccgacgtagatctgactGCGCCGATTTGTTACCCGACTCCCTTTTAACCGGCCCCGTCCTATTTGTTTTACTGTGGTTTCTCTTCCTctaccgacgccgacgccgccttGGCTCCTCCTCGCGCCGTCCCATCTCGCCCTCCCCTCCCACCGCCGCCCCACCTCGTCCTCCGACCTCCTTCTTTCTTCCACCGCCACCGTAGGTCTTGCCGGTAGTGCCGaccgccctccctccctccctccttccaCCGCCCGTGCCCTCGTTTTCTTCAGATTGGGGGTGTTCTTGTcgttggtgtggaggagattccattggtggaggAGATTGTGCTCGTGGATTTGTTCGTCGACGACTGCGATTTGGTTCTCTACATCTCTTCCGTTCTCGtttcaaggtactaccatggtgttctaaccctaaatccaatgtaccttttgttttgcctctattctttcttcctctctactcctctatctcccttgtttggatgtgtgtcgtgatttgaagccccatgaatgggatggtcaccgtgtgcgccggaagtcccggtgaccgtcgggagttccgaccgtcggaagtctcgacgtacgccggaactcccggctgtcggaagtcccgactttggccgggactaccgaccctatggtgaccactccattcctgtttcttcacttctcgatgttcATTCACCTCTCCTTGTATTGTTTCTTAGTTCCATTTTGTGTTCTACGCAGTCATGGAAGGTGGTAGTAGTCCCTCGCGCCATCGGGAAAAGCGTTCCAAGAAGACTCAAGATCGTGCCGCTGTTCCCAAGCCGCCTGGCCGCACCAAGGCGTCTTACTCACATGGTGGTGCTAGTGGTTCCCGTGGCCATGGTCGTGGCGACTAGGGGTCTTCAGCTGCtgcccctcctcctgctcctgctcctattggggctgagccgatggttgatgaagaagaagaagcgttGGACCGTGCCAAACGCACCCTTGCTGTTCCACCGCCTCGCACCCTGTCTCATGGTCTGTCGGGGACTTGTCAGCTCATTCCATTCACCGAGGTGTCGCCGATCATGAGGGAGCCCTCCATGGCTCTGAATCCGGCTGGTGGATGGACTCCTCCCCTTCCAGTGGATTATCAACACCGAGTCAGGGACATCCGGTACAACAGAGGAAGGAACCTGTATGCAGAGGATGAGAAAGATCTTCGCCTTGAGTATCGTTtctggcaccccttccattatgatttctatgattccattctttatcagaagtttttgaagaagaaggagccaccggtcctttagatgaagtgcattgatgcatattctcttggcaagtacaaggaaccTGAGCTGGAGCAGATGGTTCGGGATATAAAATCAATGGGGTTGTACTACCTGCTACAGTTTAGGAAGAATTGGAACAACGAGctgatttgtcagttttatgcttcttatcatcatgagagagaccagaccggtgctgtggacattattcactggaccactgaaggcaagcactataaggtggacttcGTCAATTTCTCTCGCCTTCTAGGTTTGGGTCACAGCGACCGGAATGCCAatgagttgactgagtatgaggatcttgctttggaggaatatcaacacatgtatcttgagggccacagagctgatggacagaccacatttctgaagccatattattatgttctgaacaacatcctgagacagatattgtatccgaaggtaggtgactccaccttccttcgtgatgattcacagaaggtgcttcagagatttggagatgagtttgagaagttctccatcagtcgatacatttggaacaagatccatgatgctactgaggatccggtaaagcatcttccctatgctccgtacatcatgcatatcatagagcaAGTATCCGACATCCATTTTCCCTATGACTCTCAGCATaagctcctcaagatatccaacaagacctctatCGTTGCCGCTAGAGAACTTAAAGAACAAGCTGGGGCAACCCAAGCTAAAGAGAAAGGTCCATCGGCttctcgctctcgccgtggtgctgccaccactactgttgctgctgctgctcgctcatccAGCGATGAGCCCCTGTCTTCGTCCTCCTCCggaaagaagcccaacaagttcaagtttctcatgacctacatgtttggacagtgttgtgctagtgctcagcgtgagaacgacatgcaagagaggctatatcggttGGAACAGCAAGCAGGCATTGTATCTTCCTCTCCGccgccatttgtgcctcctcgtgatccgttggctttatatgatgaggcttgtgcggcgtacGAAGATGATGCTTCTTCTCGCCCGCATGGCAAGGGGAAAGCAACTGAAGAGgatgaggaatatcaagaggaagcagatgatgaagaagacgatGATAGTGAGGAAGGTGACCAAGGAGAAGATGATGACTCCGACGATGAGTAGTTGATttctcatgcggcctaccccttttggcacttgttgacaaagggggagtgttaggctttgatttattgtaataagttagttggtctttatgttttggaactttaaaacctttagcgtgtatgaactatgtcgtgtggtggcaacagtgtgatggacaactatctatttatatgtgtgtgatggatgattgtaggataagtaatgttttaatttatcttatttgcttgtgcttatctctacttgtcatgatgaatgttttttgtatggccatgtattgcttcaagtttctactttgaaatcttggccatcatatttacttgttgtgtgaaataacatgtcatattgcatctcttttcacgtctatatacttgttcacaaacacttgttgcaccccacggattacaaaattgagggggagcttttgtcttggtatatgcaaagcatgtatacatgattccaattgaaattcaaattcatgtatacatcaagggggagctctccataaattttggggttcaaaaaggCTTTAGATTCTTTCAttcctataaaagcctaagttggttgtcatcaattaccaaaaagggggagattgaaagtgcatttgccccctatgtgggttttggtgtattgatgacatccaaattagggactaacgtgatcttaatgagatatgttgcagctattagtcccatgaaagattcaaagagttgataaagatgaaatagtatccctcaattcttaaagttgtaaaggcggacgaattcaaaaacgatctccaaaggttttaattttgtttttgagtttaggatccgccgcactataaagagggatgcaagtttagttggtctgaggaagatagagtgctcaagcatttaaataaaatcaaaagagtgtcactctagcacttcacgagcacatagaataattttctgtgattttcggtgtcgaaagtcccgacgtaagtcggaactcccgacagtcggaagtctcgacctaagccaggagtcccaGTACCTGTGCTTATGACTGCTCGCTTCTGTgcacgtcagaagtcccgacgctcatcgggagttccgatcgtcggaagtcccgacgttcgccgggagttccaacactgacctgacccaagccaggagtcccggactcagcagtgctgactgctcgctgtctgtgcacgttggaagtcccgacgctcgtcgggagttccgaccgtcggaagtcccgacgtttgctgggagttccgacactgactttcacccgtggacttctgacccattgggaacagtattttatgctaacgtcggaagtcccgggatctgtgtcgggactcccgatgtagatctgaacggttggattttcacttggagtataaatactactctcttcacttctaaccgttacggactcatttcacagttgactcacttcgtgctgaacagctcccaagcaacaaaaGCACCCCTCTCattccccctttgctccaatctccgattcccttagtttttgagtaaaaggagagtggattaagtgagagcatcactttggaaagcttgagcacttgatttcttcgtcaagccggttgtgtTTGCGTcttttactcttggggctttgcccctagtcggctaggcgttgcccaagagcttccatcttgtggaagagccttgggaagtttgtatcacccttcgatttcttagtggaaagctcaagtgacctttgtggtcgctttgagagaggcaaggaggtggaaaagactccgaccttagtggtcacctcaacaacgtggacgtaggagctcctttatggggttgccgaacctcgggataaatccttgtgtcccgcgtgcttgttgttgttgtgattgcttgagattacttgtatgtgtttgtctctttgtctccaaaatctccattttagggtttggactcgatctacggtttggaggcattacggcgtcaagagagtgacccaacatcttcaccaaaccactaggaagtgaggttgtaagtttatttatccgcaaagttaaatttgacactgcttttgtagttcacgtaggcgtcggaactgctgacgtttgcgtcggaacttctgacaacgtcgggagttccgacccaaacgtcgggacttccgacagtggctgacagatttgaacttagcatttgcagtaaatttttagatacgcctattcaaccccccctctaggcattgttagatcctttcagtttgttaggtcaaacgaatattggcgttcgaaacttgcggggttatttggttttgttatgtcaaacttatgtcaaaacaatgaaaatgttttgtgacagcttgtcaacttacgcacggacttcatttatctaTTTCATATTCGTTTCTTTGCGTCGTGGCAGCACTGTCGACGAGATTATGTACCAACTACTTCGGGAACtggcagtcccggcgtatctcgacGCCAGTGGTAATTTttcataatcgattagttaaattggtggttaaccgtattatgaaagacggaaaacaaatcattggcttatcaaattcacACGTCGGCCGTGAAAAAAtttcaacaaaagacagaaacaaatctactattgattttacgtcaagcaatacttagaataactcccactatcggcgcgacgcgttcgGATTAAACCGTTCAGGTACCGCCGgtcgggcggcgggcgcggcggccaggcgggattgctgctcgggcaggcgggactggacgcagtatttattcggctctgccgcaccacgggtcagggcgcggcactgccgcgccacgaatcagggcgcgtcactgccgcgccaagggcggtggcgcggcaagagctgCCACATCACCTGTCACCGAAACCGGTCATCGCCACGTCtgacctctgccgcgccaccatgcatggtgcggcgtagacatttggccacgccagggcaataggcgcggccaaaagtgttagattaaaaaaaacttgtagtattagatttaaaattagttatcgaaaagtgttaaaataaaaaaaatccttatcttataatccattttttagcttgtttttttgaaccggaacagtgtttcggcttgttttttcagcgaaactaACGGAGCCATAGACGGCCGCAAAGAATCTTCACATCATTCACAAACAGTATGTGCAAATTGCATGTGAATTTGACATAATTAGCAGCAACGACGATGAGAGAAAGAACAAGGCGCACGTTGAACATTATTTGAAATGACGacgatcatgttcatcatcaataTAATTCATCACCCGCGCTTGTCAGTACACACATACAGAAGACGATGGAAGCCGAAGAGAACATCCATCAGCAATGGTCCCTCTGACGAGAGCTCACACTGACGACTACATGTTCCGACAAAATGGCCCCAACATATACATCTTGCGTACCTGCTATTACACTATATATCGTTGCTAAAGAACAACTAAACCTAAGAAAAAATAAAGTAAACTAAAGATCCAAACCTACATGAAAGAAGAAAAAACTAATAAACTGGTGCTACTATTCAGTAGTATTCAGAGACAGACAGGAGAACTCCTTACGGCTCAATTAGGTGCTGAACAGGAAGGCACATGTCGGTCGTAAGCTGATGCTAGCTACCTGCCAGTTCTAGTTATGCGTGGGCGGGTGCCTGTGGACGGAGTGGTAGTCGGCGGTGAAGGGTATCCAGCCACCGAAGCTAAACTGCGGCGGAGAAGCAGGCATCTGCTTCCAGCTGCTGGTTCTTCTGAAACGGCGGTTGTTCGTCTTCACCACTTCATCATCCTTCCTCCTCCTGGCGGTCGCATCCTCCCCGCCCTCcgctgtcgccgtcgccgtcgccgcagtTCCTGAGCTGCTCATGTCTTGCCGCCCTTCGTCGTCGCCGATGGCCGCCATTAGCGGCAGCTCTGCAAATGGAAGAGGTGCATGCATCACATCAAGTACCGGCCACATTGCGCAGACACAAActgtctgaactctgaagtgaAAGATTCGATCGGAATGGAAGAGCGGCCATGGTCTGACAGAAGTGCGTGTTGCGTGTTTAGTTTACCTCTGCGCGCGGTAGCGACGACGGCGATGGGGCTGAGCGCGGCCAGCAGGAGAAGTAGGCCGACGACGCACTTCAACTGCCGCCGCATAACTACCCTATTATCACCAGCGGGCCTCTGATCGAAAGAAGCGTAAACTG is from Miscanthus floridulus cultivar M001 chromosome 7, ASM1932011v1, whole genome shotgun sequence and encodes:
- the LOC136462923 gene encoding uncharacterized protein, which produces MRRQLKCVVGLLLLLAALSPIAVVATARRELPLMAAIGDDEGRQDMSSSGTAATATATAEGGEDATARRRKDDEVVKTNNRRFRRTSSWKQMPASPPQFSFGGWIPFTADYHSVHRHPPTHN